A single Corticium candelabrum chromosome 12, ooCorCand1.1, whole genome shotgun sequence DNA region contains:
- the LOC134187616 gene encoding zinc finger MYM-type protein 1-like, translated as MQIDGIPDVGDQPCQPRRASFPKVSFGKKVPKSRSFQAAWFDNWPWLHWHDSVEKVFCHVCVKAAKSGKLKCKTAEQAFIYRGVQNWNDATRLFRSHAKSYSHREAVESLITLSATTKHVGELLRTRLVEDRKRNRASLLRILRALRFLARQGIALRGSALTKEIDSNLSQLLRLFCELSTDLSDWLQKKTNKYTSVDIQNELLKVMSLPILRDVSAKLEGTPYTIMVDETTDASTQKQVVIVLRWVDEDLEPHEDFIGLHITASTDAKSIVAIIRDVLVRMNLSLTNCRGQCYDGAAVMKGCLSGVAAQLTQDEPRALFTHCYGHSLNLACQDTIKDIIPIEYALDTTFELSKLLK; from the coding sequence ATGCAGATTGACGGGATTCCAGATGTCGGTGATCAGCCCTGTCAGCCTCGCCGTGCTTCATTTCCAAAAGTTTCGTTTGGGAAAAAAGTCCCAAAATCAAGATCATTTCAAGCTGCTTGGTTCGACAACTGGCCTTGGCTTCATTGGCACGACTCCGTTGAGAAAGTGTTCTGTCACGTCTGTGTGAAGGCTGCGAAGTCTGGCAAGCTGAAATGCAAGACTGCTGAGCAGGCATTCATCTATCGTGGAGTTCAAAACTGGAATGATGCCACCCGCTTATTTCGTTCACACGCGAAATCATACTCCCACAGAGAAGCGGTTGAGTCACTGATCACGCTATCTGCCACAACAAAGCACGTTGGTGAACTACTAAGAACTCGATTggttgaagacagaaagagaaaccgGGCCAGCCTCCTTCGCATTCTCAGGGCGCTGAGGTTCCTGGCACGTCAAGGTATTGCCCTCCGCGGTTCCGCCCTCACCAAAGAGATTGATAGCAATTTGTCACAGCTCCTTCGTCTTTTTTGTGAGCTTTCTACAGATCTCTCCGATTGGTTgcaaaaaaagacaaataagtaCACAAGTGTAGACATACAGAATGAGCTGCTGAAGGTGATGTCACTTCCAATTCTTCGAGATGTCTCAGCCAAACTTGAAGGCACACCATACACCATTATGGTAGACGAAACCACTGACGCAAGTACCCAGAAGCAGGTTGTAATAGTTCTACGATGGGTGGATGAAGACCTAGAGCCTCATGAGGATTTTATTGGGCTGCACATCACTGCTTCAACTGATGCTAAGTCCATTGTAGCAATTATCAGAGATGTTCTTGTTCGTATGAACCTTAGTCTGACCAACTGTCGTGGTCAGTGCTATGATGGTGCAGCTGTGATGAAAGGATGTCTATCAGGAGTTGCTGCTCAACTCACTCAAGATGAACCACGAGCATTGTTCACTCACTGCTATGGTCATAGCCTCAATTTAGCCTGCCAAGACACCATCAAAGACATAATCCCTATTGAATATGCCCTTGACACAACATTTGAACTGTCAAAACTTCTCAAGTAG
- the LOC134187615 gene encoding scavenger receptor cysteine-rich domain-containing group B protein-like produces the protein MGHTLQRSSSIADGSVRLADGDTPNEGRVEIYHNGRWGTVCDDVWTSTNGGVVCKQLGYRYYHSRLSNRPGNGSIWMDNVRCSASDLRLQHCSFRGWGSHNCVHREDVGVICGECKITKCPIWFLFCYIIRLFAYECKIALDKITKELTKICAGNALEGDVRLVNGYTANAGRVEIYHNGEWGGVCADGWDLNDANVVCKQLGYSHAHSATTGSNFGQGCGRIWMSNINCHSWLYSRLVDCPFSGWGERSCDHSGYAGVICEHPTEYPTTDAMTTSTPTAAKRFADPCFLPASFIADGSVRLVDGNTPNEGRVEIYHNGRWGTVCDDVWTSTNGGVVCKQLGYPYYHSRLYNRPGSGIIWMDDVRCSASDLRLQHCSSRGWGSHNCGHREDVGVICGTVNDGDVRLVNGYSANAGRVEIYHNGEWGGLCADGWDLNEANVVCKQLGYSHARSATTGSYFGQGCGRIWMSNINCHFWLYSRLVDCPFSGWGVRSCNHSGYAGVICEHPTEYPTTDTMTTSTPTAAKRFADPCFLPASFIADGSVRLVDGNTPNEGRVEIYHNGRWGTVCDDVWTSTNGRVVCKQLGYPYYRSRLYNRPGSGIIWMDDVRCSASDLRLQHCSFRGWGRHNCGHREDVGVICATASDGDVRLVNGYTTNAGRIEIYHNGEWGGVCADGWDLIDANVVCRQLGYSHARSATTGSYFGQGCGRIWISDINCNVWGYSRLADCYFSGWGVRSCDHSGYAGVICESPVPTTDLLLWNATTSPSTHNLWVRHTTTAYPHDLRWWYTTSPPGKHDKSATPIIVGITVSVTSAVLVFVIVLIVIIRVRRKQEITTTTTTTSTQVSAGQPAQAQSVLFVPSAYLNVTYPSLHFHSNELGAPPSYEAVIGYRGDSQTVNFGGMNQQYVA, from the exons ATGGGTCACACATTACAAAGAt CTTCGTCTATTGCTGACGGAAGTGTGAGGCTTGCTGATGGGGACACTCCAAATGAAGGTCGAGTGGAAATATATCACAA TGGGCGATGGGGAACAGTATGCGATGACGTCTGGACTTCAACTAACGGAGGAGTGGTTTGTAAGCAACTAGGATACCGATACTACCACAGTAGACTATCTAATAGGCCAGGTAATGGGAGTATATGGATGGACAATGTCAGATGCAGTGCAAGTGACTTAAGATTACAGCATTGCTCATTTCGTGGTTGGGGAAGTCACAATTGTGTTCATAGAGAGGATGTAGGCGTAATATGTGGTGAGTGTAA AATTACAAAATGTCCAATTTGgtttttattttgttacaTAATAAGATTATTTGCTTATGAGTGTAAAATTGCGTTAGATAAAATAACCAAGGAACTTACAAAAATTTGTGCAGGAAATGCACTCGAAGGTGACGTTCGACTTGTTAATGGATATACTGCAAATGCAGGAAGGGTTGAAATTTATCACAA TGGGGAGTGGGGTGGCGTGTGCGCTGACGGTTGGGATTTGAATGATGCGAATGTGGTGTGTAAACAACTCGGTTACTCACACGCTCATAGTGCCACTACTGGCTCAAATTTTGGGCAAGGCTGCGGAAGAATATGGATGAGCAATATCAATTGCCATTCTTGGTTGTATTCACGACTAGTCGACTGCCCTTTCTCAGGCTGGGGCGAACGCAGCTGTGATCATTCTGGATATGCGGGTGTGATCTGCG AACATCCAACTGAGTATCCAACTACTGACGCAATGACAACATCTACTCCAACCGCAGCCAAGAGATTTGCTGACCCCTGTTTTCTACCAG CTTCGTTCATTGCTGACGGAAGTGTGAGGCTTGTTGATGGGAACACTCCAAATGAAGGTCGAGTGGAAATATATCACAA TGGGCGATGGGGAACAGTATGCGATGACGTCTGGACTTCAACTAACGGAGGAGTGGTTTGTAAGCAGCTAGGATACCCATACTACCACAGTAGACTATATAATAGGCCAGGTAGTGGGATCATATGGATGGACGATGTCAGATGCAGTGCAAGCGACTTAAGATTACAGCATTGCTCATCTCGTGGTTGGGGAAGTCACAATTGCGGTCATAGAGAGGATGTAGGCGTAATCTGTG GAACTGTAAACGACGGTGACGTTCGACTTGTTAATGGATATAGTGCGAATGCAGGAAGGGTTGAAATTTATCACAA TGGGGAGTGGGGAGGCCTGTGCGCTGACGGTTGGGATTTGAATGAGGCGAATGTGGTGTGTAAACAACTCGGTTACTCACACGCTCGTAGTGCCACTACTGGCTCATATTTCGGGCAAGGCTGCGGAAGAATATGGATGAGCAATATTAATTGCCATTTTTGGTTGTATTCACGACTAGTCGACTGCCCTTTCTCAGGCTGGGGCGTACGCAGCTGTAATCATTCTGGATATGCGGGTGTGATCTGCG AACATCCAACTGAGTATCCAACTACTGACACAATGACAACATCTACTCCAACCGCAGCCAAGAGATTCGCTGACCCCTGTTTTCTACCAG CTTCGTTCATTGCAGACGGAAGTGTGAGGCTTGTTGATGGGAACACTCCAAATGAAGGTCGAGTGGAAATATATCACAA TGGGCGATGGGGAACAGTATGCGATGACGTCTGGACTTCAACTAACGGACGAGTGGTTTGTAAGCAGCTAGGATACCCATACTACCGCAGTAGACTATATAATAGGCCAGGTAGTGGGATCATATGGATGGACGATGTCAGATGCAGTGCAAGCGACTTAAGATTACAGCATTGCTCATTTCGTGGTTGGGGAAGACACAATTGCGGTCATAGAGAGGATGTAGGCGTAATCTGTG CAACTGCAAGCGACGGTGACGTTCGACTTGTTAATGGATATACTACAAATGCAGGAAGGATTGAAATTTACCACAA TGGGGAGTGGGGAGGCGTGTGCGCTGACGGTTGGGATTTGATTGATGCGAATGTGGTTTGTAGACAACTCGGTTACTCACACGCTCGTAGTGCCACTACTGGCTCATATTTCGGGCAAGGCTGCGGAAGAATATGGATAAGCGATATTAATTGCAATGTTTGGGGGTATTCACGATTAGCTGACTGCTATTTCTCAGGCTGGGGCGTACGCAGCTGTGATCATTCTGGCTATGCAGGTGTGATCTGCG AATCACCTGTACCAACCACTGACTTGTTATTGTGGAATGCAACAACTTCTCCATCCACACATAACTTGTGGGTGCGGCATACAACAACGGCTTATCCACATGACTTGCGGTGGTGGTATACAACTTCACCGCCTGGAAAACATGATAAATCAG CGACTCCAATAATTGTTGGAATTACAGTTTCTGTAACATCGGCTGTATTGGTATTTGTTATCGTTTTAATCGTCATAATCCGGGTAAGGCGCAAACAGGAGATCACTACAACAACGACGACAACAAGTACTCAAGTATCGGCTGGACAACCGGCGCAGGCACAGTCGGTACTTTTTGTACCATCTGCATATCTGAATGTGACATATCCCAGTCTTCACTTCCATTCTAATGAATTGGGAGCTCCGCCTTCTTACGAGGCGGTGATTGGCTATCGAGGCGATAGTCAAACAGTGAACTTTGGTGGGATGAATCAGCAATACGTCGCCTGA